One window of Triticum dicoccoides isolate Atlit2015 ecotype Zavitan chromosome 5A, WEW_v2.0, whole genome shotgun sequence genomic DNA carries:
- the LOC119299826 gene encoding uncharacterized protein LOC119299826, giving the protein MYIKIKTMRLDWYSKPENQKIICADLYQGLVDTIAAGESCGDRIGKRIVLPRTFPGGDRDMKRRFLDAIAIVQRWGKPDYFITMTCNPYWEEITTELMPGQLPQDRPDLVARVYKAKQRDLMDLLIKKKHIGEVAAYVHVTEFQKRGLPHEHILLIMKAGSKLKTPDDYDRVISAEIPDKDKYPVLHALVIKHMLHGPCGVLNKNVLA; this is encoded by the exons ATGTACATTAAGATCAAGACAATGAGGTTGGATTGGTACTCCAAGCCAGAAAATCAGAAGATTATATGCGCGGACCTCTACCAG GGTCTTGTAGACACGATCGCTGCTGGTGAGTCATGTGGTGATCGGATTGGTAAAAGGATTGTGCTCCCAAGGACATTTCCTGGTGGTGATAGAGATATGAAGAGAAGGTTCCTAGATGCAATTGCCATAGTGCAGCGATGGGGTAAACCAGATTACTTCATCACAATGACATGCAACCCATACTGGGAGGAGATAACAACAGAGTTGATGCCCGGACAGCTACCACAGGATCGACCAGACCTGGTTGCAAGAGTGTACAAAGCAAAGCAGCGAGATTTGATGGACTTACTCATCAAGAAAAAGCATATTGGCGAGGTTGCGGCCTATGTTCATGTGACCGAGTTTCAGAAAAGAGGGCTCCCACATGAACATATCCTTCTAATCATGAAGGCAGGTAGCAAGTTAAAGACTCCAGATGACTATGACAGAGTCATATCAGCAGAAATACCTGATAAAGATAAATACCCTGTCCTGCATGCTCTAGTCATAAAACACATGTTGCACGGGCCATGTGGTGTCCTCAATAAAAATGTGCTTGCATGA